The nucleotide window CGGCCTCGCGTCGTTCATGGACAAGGCCGCAAGCGACCCCGGCAGCCTGGCCAACGCATACGACTTCACTGTGGCCGGCTCTGCCGACGAGGTCGTGCCCTCCCTCATCCAGGGCGATGTCGACATCGCCCTCGTCCCGGCCAACGTCGCCTCCGTCCTCTACAACAAGACCGCAGGCGGTGTCGTGGCCCTCGACGTCAACACGCTCGGCGTTCTCTCTGTGGTGACGGCCGATTCCGGTGTGGTGGACTTCTCGGCGCTGTCGGGGCGGACCGTCTACATGACGGGCAAGGGGGCGACGCCCGAGTACGTCATGAACTACCTCCTCGAGAGGAACGGGCTTGCCGGGCAGGTGACGCTCGAGTTCAAGAGCGAGGCCACCGAGGTCGTCCAGGCCATCTCCCAGGACCTTGATGCCGTCGCCGTGCTGCCGCAGCCCTACGTCACGGTGGCCTGTGCCAAGAACCCCTCGCTCAAGGCAACCATCGACCTCAACGATGTCTGGGACACGGCGTCTGCGGACGGCTCAAGGCTCGTCACGGGTGTGACGGTGGCGCGCAGGGAGTTCCTCGAGGAGCATCCCGACGCCGTCAGGGAGTTCGTCGAGCGGCAGTCCGCCTCCGTCGATGCGGCGAACGCCGATCCTGAGGGCACGGCGCCCCTGGTCGTGAACGCGGGCATCGTGGACAGCGAGCAGATCGCCGCGAAGGCCATTCCCGGATGCCATCTGGTCTGCCTGACCGGGGACGATCTCAGGGGGGCGCTCTCGGGCTACCTCAAGACCCTCTTTGATGCCGACGCCAGTTCCGTGGGCGGCTCTCTTCCCGGTGACGACTTCTACTACGCCGGGTAGCTCGCCATGCGGAACGCATGGTCCTGGGACCCCGGATCGCCGGCCTCGGCCATCGGAAGCGAGTGTTTCTGCGAGTACTTTTGCGAGTGCTTCTAGAGTACTTTTAGAAGTGAGCACCTTTTAGTCCCCTCGGGGGCATCTCGCGTCCGAGAAGTGCGTATCTTGCGATATCATCGCAGGTACCGGGCTTGTCGAAATTGCCAGAAGTGAGTAGCGGCACTCACTTCTGGGTAGCGGCACTCACTTCTGGGTAGCGGCACTCACTTCTGGCAATCGGGACCTGTGGGCTCCGGACCCGTGGCTCCGGGAGAGGATGCTCCGTCGCGCTCCGGCACCCGGCCGCGCCGCCTCGCGCTAGCACCGCTCCGTGGCCGCGAGCAGGGGGGTGAGCGGCCCCTGCGAGAGGACGCTCACCCTGTGCGTGGCGCGCGAGAGGGCCGTGTAGAGTCGGTTTCGCGAGAGGGGCGTGTCGGGGTAGACCTCCGCCTGGGCATCCGCGACGACGACATGGTCGAACTCGAGGCCTTTGGCGAGCGAGAGCTCCATGAGCACCACGCCCCCTGCGGGCAGTGCGTCGCCCTTGTCGACGAGAGTGACGGCGCTCCCTGGTTGCGCGTCCCCCATCCTCGGCCGCAGGCCTCCTCGTTGGCCATCCGGCGCACCCTCCGGCCGGACCCCCTTCAGCTGGCGTGCGAGCCAACGGGAACGGGCCCTGTCGGCGCAGATGACGGCACAGAGCCCCTTGCATCGCCCGGCCTCGTCGAGGATCTCCCTGAGCATTGCCAGGTAAGCGCCTGCGTCCCCCGAGCTGACCTCGATTATGCGCGGACGTCCGCCATCGCGTTGGACCGAGCTCACCGCGGCGTGCTCGTCCTGTTCGACCAGGCCCCAGAACAGGGCGGTGACCTCGGGCGTGGAGCGGTAGCTCGTGAGCAGGCGGCACTCCTCGACCTCCCCATGGGACTCCCCGAAGACGCGCCTGATCTCGTCGAAGGAGGCACTGCCCTCCCGAATGGCCTGGTGCTCGTCCCCCAAAAGCAGGAAGTGCGCCCGTGAGAAGTAGCGTGCCAGCACCATGAGCTGCCCTGCGGAGTAGTCCTGGACCTCGTCGACCATCACGTAACGGGCGTCGCGCCCGCCACCGCCGGTGATGAGCAGGTGCAGGTACAGCCATTCGACGGAATTCAGGTTGCTGGTTCCTAGGATGCGTGCGCCTATGCGATCGATGCGCAGCCACCCAGACCGCTCTATCTCGTCGTGCGCACCCCCGTAGAGACCCTCGGCATAGCGTTTGGCCCATGAGAGGAGCTCGTCCTCGTCATTGGGGGAGATGACCTCCCCGAAGCGGGCCATCTGCTCGTCGACGTCAAGCGCGAGCATGCGCTCCTGGAGCTCCTCGTCGTGGGCGAGATTCGCGATCCTGCGGTTCAGGCGGCCATGGAGCTCGTCCTTGACCAAGGCCACGAACTTGGGCCCAACGGGGAAGCGCGCGTACTTCTCTGCCGCGCCCTGGATGCTCGAGGTCCTGAGGAGCACCGTCTCGGCGACCTTGACCTCGCGGAAGTCGGAGGGCAGCAGCTCGAGTGACGGCACGGCGGCCTCGAGGCGACCCAGCTCGTCCGCCGTGGTGCCCCTGCCCTCCCCGTGGTCGGCGAGGCCCTGCGCCGCCGTGAAGGAGCGCCAGGTGAAGGTCCGGGGGTTTGACTCGCCCAGCGAGGGCAGGACGGTGTCGACGTAGCGCCTGAAGACGTCGTTGGGCGTGAAGAGGTAGACCTGGCTCGCGTCAAGGGTCTTGCGCTCGCGGTAGAGCAGGAAGGCGATGCGCTGGAGCAGGACCGACGTCTTGCCCGAGCCCGCGATGCCGCTGACGATGAGAGCGCCCACGTCCCGGTGGCGGATGACCCGGTTCTGCTCTCGCTGGATGGTGGCCGTGATGGCCTGGAGCTTCTCGGAGTGATGGCGGCTGAGCGCCGAGAGGAGCAGCGAGTCCTCGATCGCGACGTCAGAGTCGAAGTACAGGTTGAGGTGGTCGCGCGTGATGTCGAACTGCCGGCGCAGCTCGAGCTCCACGGTGCGCAGCCTCCCATCGACCTCGTAGGAGGTCGTCCCCATCTCCTGGTTGTAATAGGTCTCCGCGATGGGGTTGCGCCAGTCGACGACGAGCGGTGTGTGGTGGTCGTCGGTCATGCCGGCGGCACCGATGTAGACGTCGCGTGCGGGTCGTCCCGGGCGCATCCTGAGGCGCACCTTGGCGAAGTAGGGCTGCCTCAGCAGTATGGCCACGCGTCCCAGGCGCTCGATGTCGAAGTCATGCACCTGGTTGTAGGAGTCTATGACGGAGTTCAGGGTCTCGATGGCCGCCAGGGTCTCCATGGCCTCGTCGGCGCCGCCGAAGTCCTGGCGCACCTCCTCGGACATGTCGATCAGGTCCCGGGCGGCCTGCCTGTGGGTGGTCTCGAGCCTCTCGGTGAGCTCGTCGCGCAGACGGACGAGCTGCGCGTAGATGTCGTCGAGGTGTGCCTGCTCTGCTGCCAGCGTCCTGTCGTCCATGCTAGAGACACGCCTCCTCGATGACGCGGCGGAGCTCGCCTATTCCCAGGCCGGTCTCGGACGAGGTGACGATCATGCGCGTGCGGTCGATGCCGAACTGCCGGGCGAGCGCTGCGGCCTGCTGGGACTGCCTGGCACGGCTGAGCTTGTCGGCCTTGGTCAGTGCCACCACGTAGGGCAGCTCGTTCTCCGTCAGGAAGCCGAGCATGTCGCGGTCGAGCTGCTGGGCGTCGTGGCGGATGTCGACGAGCGACACGACGAGGTTGAAGCTGCGCCCCTGCGCGAAGTAGCCGCCTATGAGGTCTGCCCAGCGCCGGCGCTCCCTCTGGGAGACCTTCGCGAAGCCGTAGCCGGGCAGGTCGACGAAGCGCACCCCGTCGACGTCGAAGAAGTTGATGTTGGCCGTCTTGCCCGGCTGGGACGAGACGCGTGCGAGCGCCTTGCGCCCGACGAGCCGGTTGAGAAGCGACGACTTGCCGACGTTGGAGCGACCGGCGAAGGCGACCTCCGGCGTGGTCGGCTCGGGCAGCTGCCCTACGGTCCCATAGGACGCCTCGTAGCGGGCGGTCTCGTACTTGAGGGCCATGGGGTGCCTCCCTGTCGCGAGCAGCCCTTCGAACTCCCGAGGCCCTCCCTGGGCCATGGGCTGCAGTCTCTTCTCGACCTGGGCGATTGCCGGTGCTCCGCTTGGGCTGGACATGCCGGGCGGACGCCCTCGTTCAGGGGACCAGGGTACCAAGACGGTTGTTGGGATGCCGGGCACTCGACGAGAAAAGCCTTAAAACCCATGGCTTTGCGGTCGTTCAAAGGGGGAGGGACCACGAAGTACGTGACCAGCACCCCGTTACGTGCCTACCGGCCCCCTTCCGCCTCCAGGAGGTCCTCAATGAAGCCGACGGCATAGCTTTTGAAGACGACCTCCCCCTCCTCCTGGGTGGCATCGAGGTCGACGTCCGCCGAGATGCCGAAGTCCCCCTCGTCATCCTCGTCCCTCAGCATCTGCCGCACGTGCCAGACATGGGAGTCCCGCTCGTCTGACTCGTCCATGAGCAGATAGGCGTTCGAACGTGCGCCACCGTCGAGAAGGACCTCCTCGTGGGCCCCATGGTAGGCCTCGATCGCGGCACGCCAGCGCGCCGCGCGCCATCCCCAGCCACCGTCCATCTCGCCCAGCCCCTCGTCGTCGCCGTGGGCGATGAGGCGCACGCGCGCGAAGAGGGCGTTCCTGACCAGGACCACAAGGCCTCGGCGGTCGTGCACGACCTCGTCCGCATCGGGCGGCGTGACGTCCGCACCGTCGGCGCCGGTCGTGCCCGCGGCCTCCCACTCGTCCACGAGCGAGGAGTCCACGGAGCGCACGACCAACCTGAGCCAGGCAACGATGTCGCGCAGGCGTTCGTCGAGCTTCTCGGGCGGTACGGTGCGGTCGAGCACGCGATACGCGTCCGAGAGGTAGCGCAGCAGCGTGCCCTCGCTACGCGCGATGTTGCAGCGCTGTACGTAGCCCTTGAAGTCGGATGCCGTCTCGAGCATGTCGCGCAGGACCGACTTGGGGCTGGGGGCGAAGTCGGCGGCCCAGGGGACCTTCTCGCAGTAGCGCTCGAAGGCGGCATCCAGAAACCCCTCGAGCGGCTTGGGGTAACTGACCTCCTGGATACGCTCAATGCGTTCGTCGTACTCCACGCCGTCGGCCTTCATGCGGGCCATGGCCTCGTCGCGGGCCTGGCGCTCGAGGGCACGCAGGATCTGCGGCGGGTCCTCGAGGGTCGCCTCGACCATGGAGACGAGGTCCATCGCGTAGTGGTCGTCTGCGGGATCCAAAAGCTCCAGGGCGGCAAGGAGGAACGGCGACAGGGGTTGGTCCAGGGCGAAGTCCTCGGGCACATCCACGGTCGCCGCGAAGTCCGCGCTGCCGTCCGCTCCCTCGTGACGCTCCACGACGCCTGCGTCGATGAGGGTGGCGAAGATCTCGTCGGCACGCCTGCGCAGCCGCTCCTTCTCCTCGGCGCTCTGGGCGGAGCCGTCGATGAGGCGGATGGTGCGCGCGTAGGCGTCCCCGCCCTGCACGACTTCGGCCAGGACCATGGCATGCGTGATGCGCATGCGGGGTCTCATGGGCTCGGGCTCGGCGGCGACGAGCCTCTCGAACGTCGCCTCCTTCCAGCCGACGTAGCCCTTGGGCGGCGTCTTGGTCCTGACCTTTCGCGCCTTCTTGGGGTCGCCTCCGGCCTTGGCCAGGGCGCGGGCGTTCTCGATGTCGTACTCGGTGGCCTCGGCGATGACCACGCCCTCGGTGTCGAAGCCCGCTCGACCGGCCCTCCCTGCGATCTGGTGGAACTCGCGGGCGTTGAGGTGGCGCATGCGGCGCCCGTCGAACTTGGAGAGCGCGGTCAGCACGACGGTGTGGATGGGGACGTTGATGCCGACGCCCAGGGTGTCGGTCCCGCAGATGACGGGCAGAAGCCCCTGTTGTGCGAGCTTCTCGACCAGCAGGCGGTAGCGTGGGAGCATGCCGGCGTGATGCACGCCGACGCCCGTGAGCAAAAGGCGCCTGAGGGCCTTCCCGAAGGTGGTGGTGAAGCGGGTCCCTGCCAGGGCGTCCCCGATGCGCGTGCGCTGCTCCCTGGTCGACACCCCGAAGCTTGCCAGCGACTGTGCGCTCCTGATGGCATCCTGCTGTGAGAAGTGGACTATGTAGAGCGGCGCCTCGCCTGCCTCGAGGGCGACCTTGACCGTGGCCTCGAGGGGGGTGTCGACATAGCGCCAGGAGAGTGGCACGGGGCGCGGCGCGTCCGCGACGACGTCGACGGCGCGGCCGGTGTGCGCCTCGAGCGCACGCGCGATGCCGCCGACGTCACCCAGGGTGGCGCTCATCAGCAGGAACTGCGTGCGGGGCAGCGTGAGCAGGGGCACCTGCCAGGCCCAGCCGCGTTCGCGGTCCCCATAGAAGTGGAACTCGTCCATGGCGACGCAGCCGATGTCGGCGCCCTCGCCCTTGCGCAGCGCGTCCTGGGCCAGGATCTCGGCGGTGCAGCACACGATGGGGGCGTCGCCGTTGATGACGACGTCGCCCGTGATCATCCCCACGTTCTCACGGCCGAGCAGTCCCACGAGGTCGAAGAACTTCTCGCTGACGAGCGCCTTGATGGGCGCGGTGTAGCAGGCGCGCCGGTTGGTGCAGACTGCCATGAAGGAGAGTCCGAGCGCCACCAGGGACTTGCCGGACCCGGTGGGCGTGCCCAGGATCACGTGGTCGCCGGCAGCGATGTCGAGGAGGGCCTCCTCCTGGTGCTCCCACAGGTCCATGCCGCGCGACTCCACCCAACCCAGGAAGAGCCCGAGCGCCTCGTCGGCGGGTATGTCGGCGAACGTCTCGTCGTCTGGCCAGGGAACCAGGCTCCCGAGGGAGCCTGTCTCGTCATCCGTCACGTGGCCCCCGCCCTGGGCGCCGCCGCCCCTCGAGGGCCTTTGCGATCCGGTGCGCCGCCTTGGAGGGGACGAGGGTCTCGTCGTCCTCGAAGCTGAGGATGAGCTCGTCGAGCTTGGCGATGTACCCCAGGGCGAGCGACGTGAGCCGTCGCTGGCTGTGGGTGACGTAGCCCACGTTCATGACCTCGTCGCACTCGATGGGAATCGAGGTGATGCCCGAGAACATCTCGTCCGAGCGGACCCCCGTGGAGACCAAAAAGCCGTCGTAGCGCGAGAGCAGGCCGGTCATCGTCGCGCGGTCGCTCACGACGATCTCTCGGTCGTGGGGAAGCGTCGCCAGGGGCTCCTCCGAGTAGAAGAGCGAGCTCTCGGGCCCCTGCTCGAAGGTGTAGCGCGCGAAGGGCGCCAGGTCCTCCACCGTGACGGAGGGCCTTTCCGCGAGGGGGTGCCCCTCGCGGACGAACACGTGGGGCCGCGCGCGGAAGAGCGGCGTGAACGAGAGGGACGCCTCCTCGAGGCGGCTGCGCAGCACGCGCTCGTTCGAGCCCGAGAGGTAGAGGATGCCGATGTCGCTCCTGAAGGAGCGGACGTCCTCGATGATCTCGCTGGTGCGTGTCTCGCGCAGCGAGTACTCGCATGACGCGTCGTCGCGTTCGGCGACGAAGTCGATGAACGCGTTCACCGCGAAGGCGTAGTGCTGGGACGAGATGGCGAGGCGCCTGTGCGCGTCCTCGCCCTTCTGGCGGTAGTGCCGTGCGAGCAGGTCGGCCTGCTCGACGACCTGGCGTGCGTACCCCAGGAACTCCACGCCCTCGCTGGTGAGCGTGATGCCCCTGCTCGAACGGTTGAACACCCTGATGCCCAGCTCCCGTTCGAGGTCGCGCACGGCGACGGAGAGGCTGGACTGGGAGATAAACAGGGAGCGCGCGACGGAGTTCATCGAGCCGCTCTCGGCTATTGCGATGATGTAGCGCAACTGCTGAAGCCTCATGCTCTTCTCCCAGGCCCCCTCGCGCCGCCGCAGCGACGGTCGCTACTCGTCCGTGGCCTCGGCGCCCATGACGCTCAGGAACAGCTCGAGGCTGTCCTGGTCATGGGGCAGGAGGTCGGCGTCGATGCCGGAGGTCATCTGCTCGTAGGTCAGCACCTGGCCGGTGTCGCAGATCCTGAATTGCTTGCCGGCCTTGGGCAGCTCGAAAGCGCTCATCTCGTTCCCTTCGTGTTCGACCATAAGCCCCTCCATGATTGTCCGTGAGGCACCTCGTGCGTGCGGGACTGCCTCGCGAGGCTAGATTCTAAGCCTACATAGACGAGATGCCTACGCGCAGTAGATATGCGACTTGTATGACACCACAAAATATAGGCTAGCAAGTAGCAAAAGGAGGTGTCGTGGGCGAACGGTACAAAGAAGCGTCTGATAGGAGCGCGGATGCCGTCGCCGCAGGACCCCGCTCGACGCAGGGGGAACGGGCAGTTCACGAGAACAACCTCCGTTACCTGCGTGACAAGGTGGGCCTAAGCCAGGTGCAGGTTGCCGCGCAGCTGGGCGTCAGCTCGAAGACCTACAGCTCGTGGGAGACGGGCCGCACCGAACTGGGTGCCGAGCGCATCCGCGCGCTCTGCGACCTTCTGGGCTGTACGCCCAACGATGTCTTGGGGTATAGGGGACACACGTCCTTCGCGCCCGTCACCACGATAGAGGAGACCATCGTGGACCTCTACGGGAGGCTTGCCCCCAACGTTCGCATGGCCGTGCTCGAGATCATGCGTGACTCCGCCAAGAAGCGTCGACCGCGCTAGAGGATCTGCTCCATGCCGACTTTGTAGGGCACCGGGCCCATCGCCTCGCAGAAGCCTCGGGCACCTGGGGGTTGCAGCTCCATACGATGTCCATGTGCGCCTCCTTTGAAGATGCTTGGCCCAATCAACACATCTTGGACATGGCGCTGTGGGTGTGCGAGAGGATATAGTGTAGCGATACTGAAATGCAACCGAGCCCCGGAGTCCCTTAGTCGTGGAATTGTACTCGGCAGGTTTCCTGCTCTTCCTGGCGGTTTCCCTCGCCAGCTACTACCTTGTAGGCCGCCTCGTCCCGCGTGGCCAATGGGCGCTGCTCCTCGTCGCCTCCCTTGCCTTCTACGGCCTCGTCGGTTCATGGGAGACGCTCTGGCTGGTCGTGCTCGTCGCACTGGTGACCTGGGCGGTCCCGCTCGCGTTCGTTCGCATGGAAGGCCTCTCCTCACGGCAGCGCCATGCACTGGACGACCGCAGGCAGAGGAAGGCCGTGAAGCTGCGCTGGCGGCGGCGCCAGCGGCTCGTCCTGCTGGCCGCGCTCGTCGCCTGCTTTGGCATCCTCGCGTACCTCAAGTACTGGAACACGCTGCTGTACGAGCTGGGCGCGGCCCCCTCGCGTGGGAGCCTGGGGCTGCTGCTGCCGCTGGGCATCTCGTTCTACACCTTCCAGTCGGTCGCCTACCTGGTCGACGCATACAACGCCAAGGTCGAGCCCCAGCGGAACTTTGCGCGCCACCTGCTGTTCGTGACCTGGTTCCCCCAGATGATCCAGGGACCCATCAATCGCTACGACCAGCTGGGTCCCCAGCTCTTCGCGCCACACAGGTGGTCCGAGGTCGACGTGTCGCGCGCGCTCGTCACCGTGGGCTACGGCATGGTCAAGAAGTTCGTGATGGCCGATCTCCTGGTGGGGATCATCACCCGCCTCCTCTCCTCGGTGGATGCCCAGACGCCGGGTTCGCTCATCGTCCTCGCGATCCTCATGTACTCCGCCCAGCAGTACGGCGACTTCTCGGGCGGCATCGACATGGTCGAGGGCGTCTCGGAGCTCTTTGGCGTGCACATGGCCCCCAACTTCAGGCGTCCGTACTTCTCGACCTCGCTCGCGGACTTCTGGCGCCGCTGGCATATCTCCCTGGGCCAGTGGATGCGTGACTACGTGTTCTACCCGTTCGCCCTGACGGCGCCGATGAAGCGGTTGGGCAAGTGGTCGTCGGCTCGCCTGGGCCGCCACGTCGGCCGGACCCTGCCCGCCTGCGTCGCAAACGTCCTGGTGTTCCTGATCGTCGGCATATGGCATGGCGCCGACCTGCACTTCGTCGTATGGGGCCTCTACAATGGCCTTGTCATTGCCCTGTCCGACCTGCTGCGGCCTGCCTTCGACCACCTGGTGGGGGCGCTGCGCGTCGACAGGGAGGGCCGCCCCTGGCACGTCTTCGCCGTCCTGCGCACCTTCGCCGTCGTGAACGTGGGCTGGTACTTCGACCGCATCGAGGACTTTGGCACGAGCGTGCTCTGCCTCAAGAGCACGCTCCTCAACTTCGACCCTGCGGGCTTGGGTCCGTCACTTGCGGCATTGGGGCTCAAGCCGGGCGAGAGGATGCAGATCATGCTGGCGTTTGTTGCGATAGTGGTGGTCTTCGCCCAGAGCCTGCAGGAGGAGCGCAGGGGACATGCGACGCAGTCCTGCGTCGCCGAGGACTTTCTCGCGCGTCCGGTCCTGGTTCGCGGCGCCACCGTAGTGACGTTGGGGCTGCTGGTCCTGTCCTCCTTCGTCTTTAACGTGGGAGGGGGGTTCATGTATGCGAATTACTAGGGCCAAGGCACGGGTCGTCGGGGGCTCAGGCAGAAGGGGCGGGCTCACGCCCGCTCGCCTGCTTGGGGTCATGGCGTGGTGCGCGCTGCTCGTGCTGGTGGACGTTGCCGCCACGCTCGCCCTGGGCCAGTACGGCTCGCTCTCAGCGGTTGCGGTGGACGACTTCGGGTCCGCCCCCTCCGTGGGGACGGCGTTCGTGGGCAGCTCCTTTGCCGAGAGGGCCTTTGACCCGATGTCCTTCGATGACGCCCGTCAGGAGGAGGACGCCACGGCCGCGCAGGACTCGTACAACCTCTCGACGCCAGGTCAGACGATGGGCGCCACCGGTGACGCCGTCTCCTATGCCATCCAAAGGGGTGCCCGCCGCGTCGTGCTGGGCCTTGGTGTCGAGACGATGTGCTGCTACGCGGACGCCCGCTCGGACGTCCCGTACTACCTCGCCCGCTACGAGCGCGAGCCGCTCACCCTGGTGGGCAGGCTCGCCTCCGTGGCACTCGATCCTGACGTCGTGGGCAGCAAGGACTCGCTCAACGTCCTGTTTCCCTGGATCTTCACCACGATCAAGCATGTTCCGAGCGTGGGGCAGAACCTGCGCTCGCGCCTCTCGGGGGAGGCCCGCTCTGCGGCTGCGGAGAAGGTCGTGCGCGACTGGCGCTACGCGGGCCGAGGCTACGGAAACTTCACGATGCAGCTTGACCTCAGCAACCCACGCACCTCCGTCAACACCTACGGCGAGCCCCGGCAGGACCCGCGCTGCCTCGAGGCGCTGGCCCGCATCGCCGACGAGTGCCGCTCTGCGGGCGTGCAGCTCGTGGTGGTCTCGACACCGCACCCCGCATACGACACCGTCGCCTTCGGGGATGCCTATCCCGAGATCATGGGCGCGGTGCAGCGCGTCGCCCAGGAGCACGGGGCCACCTACCTCGACTTCAACATGGCGAGGGACGGCGTGCTCGACCTCTCGCCCGAAGACTACGGCGACTTCGAGCACCTGGGACCCGAGGGCGCGCGGCGCTTCTCCCGCCTGCTCGCCCAGATGCTCTCGCGCATTGATGAGGGCGCGGACGCGAGCTCTGACTTCTATGGCTACGATGACTGGTCCCAGTGGCTCGCCGGGCACCAGGGTTGGAGGGTGTAGCGGATGCACAACGTCTTGGAATGGCTCGAACGCTCGGCCGCACGGGCGCCCGACAAGGTGGCCGTGGCAGGCCCCCAGGATCATCTGACCTTCGCCCAGCTGGCCGAGGGGAGCCGCCGCGTCGGCTCGTGGCTCGCCGCCCATGGCATGTCGTCGCGCCGCGGCGTCGCGTTCTACCTCGAGAAGAGTCCCTCTGCCCTGTCGGGCATGCTGGGCGCCGTCTTTGCCGGGGGCTTCTATTCGGTGCTCGACGTGCGCCAGCCCGCAGCGCGCATCCAATCGATCTGCGCCACGTTGGACCCGCTCGTCGTCGTGGCCGATGATGCCAACCTCGCTGCGGCCCGGGAGGCGCTCGAGGCCACGGCCTGGGAGGTCGTCCCGTTGGGGGAGCTCCTGTCCGCCCCCGAGGACGCGGCGCTCCTCTCGGCAGCCCGCGCCCAGGCGACCGACGTGGACCCCCTGTACGTGAACTTCACGAGTGGCAGCACGGGCACGCCCAAGGGCGTCGTCGTGAGCCATCGCTCGGTCATAGACTTCATCCCCACGTTCGTCCGGACCTTTGGGATGGGGGAGGACGACGTCTTCGCCAACCAGGCGCCATTCGACTTCGACGTCTCGGTGAAGGACATCTATTCGTGCCTGCTGCTGGGTGCGCGCCTGCAGCTGGTCCCCCGGCCGTACTTCACGGCACCCACCACGCTCATGGACTACCTGGCGGACACCCACGCAACGACGCTGGTCTGGGCCGTGAGCGCCCTGTGCTTCGTGTCGATCATGAACGCCTTCGACTACCGCGTGCCCAAGGATGTGAGGAGGGTGCTCTTCTCCGGCGAGGTCATGCCGCCCAAGCAGCTGTCCCGCTGGCGCGCCCACCTGCCGGACGTCACCTACGTGAACCTCTACGGACCCACCGAGATCACCTGCAACTGCACCTACTACGTGGTGGATCGCGACTTCGGCAAGGGCGAGGCCATCCCCATGGGGAGGCCCTTCGACAACGAGCGCGTCTTCTTGCTGGGCGAGGGCGAGCGGGAGGTGACGCCTGACATGGTGGGCGTCGAGGGCGAGATCTGCGTGGCTGGCACGGCCCTGGGCCTGGGCTACCTGGGGGATGCCGGGCGCACGGGCGAGGCCTTCGTGCAGAACCCGCTGGAGCGTCGCTGGCTGGACCCCATCTACCGCACGGGCGACCTGGCACGCTACGACTCCGCAGGCAACCTGGTCTACAGCTCCCGCAAGGACCATCAGATCAAGCACCTGGGCCAGCGCATCGAGCTGGGCGACATCGAGTCCACGGCCGCCGCGCTCGCGGGCGTGGACCAGGCGGCCTGCACCTACGATGCCCGCCGCAAGAAGATCCACCTGTTCTACGTCGGCGAGGCCTCCCACGAGGAGGTCGCGCTGTCCCTGCGCGCGCAGCTTCCCTCGTACATGGCCCCCAACGGCATCCATGCCCTCGAGGCGATGCCCCTCACCAAGAACGGCAAGGTGGACCGCTCGCTGCTTGCCGAGCAGACCACGTCCCGACTATAGGCAGGAGAGAAGAACATGGCCTCTGGACTGGCGACCGCCGAGCTCCTGGACATCGCAAGGGAGTTTGGGACCCCGAC belongs to Olsenella uli DSM 7084 and includes:
- a CDS encoding SGNH/GDSL hydrolase family protein, which gives rise to MRITRAKARVVGGSGRRGGLTPARLLGVMAWCALLVLVDVAATLALGQYGSLSAVAVDDFGSAPSVGTAFVGSSFAERAFDPMSFDDARQEEDATAAQDSYNLSTPGQTMGATGDAVSYAIQRGARRVVLGLGVETMCCYADARSDVPYYLARYEREPLTLVGRLASVALDPDVVGSKDSLNVLFPWIFTTIKHVPSVGQNLRSRLSGEARSAAAEKVVRDWRYAGRGYGNFTMQLDLSNPRTSVNTYGEPRQDPRCLEALARIADECRSAGVQLVVVSTPHPAYDTVAFGDAYPEIMGAVQRVAQEHGATYLDFNMARDGVLDLSPEDYGDFEHLGPEGARRFSRLLAQMLSRIDEGADASSDFYGYDDWSQWLAGHQGWRV
- a CDS encoding MBOAT family O-acyltransferase, which produces MELYSAGFLLFLAVSLASYYLVGRLVPRGQWALLLVASLAFYGLVGSWETLWLVVLVALVTWAVPLAFVRMEGLSSRQRHALDDRRQRKAVKLRWRRRQRLVLLAALVACFGILAYLKYWNTLLYELGAAPSRGSLGLLLPLGISFYTFQSVAYLVDAYNAKVEPQRNFARHLLFVTWFPQMIQGPINRYDQLGPQLFAPHRWSEVDVSRALVTVGYGMVKKFVMADLLVGIITRLLSSVDAQTPGSLIVLAILMYSAQQYGDFSGGIDMVEGVSELFGVHMAPNFRRPYFSTSLADFWRRWHISLGQWMRDYVFYPFALTAPMKRLGKWSSARLGRHVGRTLPACVANVLVFLIVGIWHGADLHFVVWGLYNGLVIALSDLLRPAFDHLVGALRVDREGRPWHVFAVLRTFAVVNVGWYFDRIEDFGTSVLCLKSTLLNFDPAGLGPSLAALGLKPGERMQIMLAFVAIVVVFAQSLQEERRGHATQSCVAEDFLARPVLVRGATVVTLGLLVLSSFVFNVGGGFMYANY
- a CDS encoding amino acid adenylation domain-containing protein, with amino-acid sequence MHNVLEWLERSAARAPDKVAVAGPQDHLTFAQLAEGSRRVGSWLAAHGMSSRRGVAFYLEKSPSALSGMLGAVFAGGFYSVLDVRQPAARIQSICATLDPLVVVADDANLAAAREALEATAWEVVPLGELLSAPEDAALLSAARAQATDVDPLYVNFTSGSTGTPKGVVVSHRSVIDFIPTFVRTFGMGEDDVFANQAPFDFDVSVKDIYSCLLLGARLQLVPRPYFTAPTTLMDYLADTHATTLVWAVSALCFVSIMNAFDYRVPKDVRRVLFSGEVMPPKQLSRWRAHLPDVTYVNLYGPTEITCNCTYYVVDRDFGKGEAIPMGRPFDNERVFLLGEGEREVTPDMVGVEGEICVAGTALGLGYLGDAGRTGEAFVQNPLERRWLDPIYRTGDLARYDSAGNLVYSSRKDHQIKHLGQRIELGDIESTAAALAGVDQAACTYDARRKKIHLFYVGEASHEEVALSLRAQLPSYMAPNGIHALEAMPLTKNGKVDRSLLAEQTTSRL